One genomic region from Nitrospira sp. encodes:
- a CDS encoding HAMP domain-containing protein — protein sequence MNSLGRLIRRTALILMGGLLLGFSALIYVGGDTLLSRYVDGRLLELAETLGRIIEQRPDVIRGAGDELVVLGEKGRSQEEQHELREAAHSVRILSIDGQLLWKGSDVVPRPPVSASLLEQVKQGQTVFDMVQLREGSPVRRVSIPVPRSGQVRYILQAEESLHFSKETLKGLAILLALGSGLVIVVAWAGSAWIARTVLTPIGLLSRRAETMSEADLGERLSLDSPFQEFHRLTHTFNAMMDRFQKSCESQRRFVDYAAHEMQTPLTVLQGNLEVTLQKARSTDEYREALIGNLEQVEKLIALARSLLTLTKVTGDRPPVHLAPVELEPLLQELIIELKLLADDRRISLALDVVPVPTISADAQWLKQALINLLDNSLKYTPPGGSVTVRLRRSDGSVEIAVRDTGPGIEAEHVPFLFDRFYRADKARARESGGTGLGLAIVKGIVEAHGGTVSVETQPGQGAEFTIRLPLGRAPEGHPVT from the coding sequence GTGAATTCACTGGGACGTCTGATCCGCCGGACGGCGCTGATCCTGATGGGAGGGCTGCTCCTCGGTTTTTCGGCACTGATCTATGTCGGCGGCGACACGCTGCTGAGCCGCTATGTCGATGGGCGATTGCTTGAACTTGCGGAAACATTGGGCCGCATTATCGAACAGCGTCCGGATGTGATCCGCGGGGCCGGTGACGAACTGGTCGTCTTGGGGGAGAAAGGCCGCAGCCAGGAAGAACAACATGAACTCCGGGAAGCCGCGCATAGTGTCCGGATCTTGTCGATCGACGGACAGCTGCTGTGGAAGGGGTCCGATGTGGTTCCTCGGCCTCCCGTGTCGGCATCCCTCCTCGAACAGGTCAAGCAGGGCCAGACCGTCTTCGATATGGTGCAGCTGCGCGAGGGTTCCCCTGTGCGGCGCGTCTCGATTCCGGTGCCCAGGAGCGGCCAGGTCCGGTATATCTTGCAGGCAGAGGAGTCGCTTCACTTTTCGAAGGAAACGCTGAAGGGACTCGCGATCCTGCTGGCGCTCGGATCGGGCCTTGTCATCGTCGTGGCCTGGGCCGGCAGCGCATGGATCGCGCGAACGGTTCTGACGCCGATCGGTCTCTTGAGCCGGCGGGCGGAAACCATGTCGGAAGCGGACCTGGGCGAGCGATTATCCCTCGATTCTCCGTTTCAGGAGTTCCACCGGCTGACACACACCTTTAACGCCATGATGGACCGGTTCCAGAAGAGCTGCGAGAGCCAGCGCCGGTTTGTCGATTACGCCGCCCACGAAATGCAGACGCCGCTGACCGTGTTGCAGGGCAACCTGGAAGTCACGCTCCAAAAGGCACGATCCACGGACGAGTATCGCGAGGCGCTCATCGGGAATCTGGAACAGGTAGAGAAGCTGATCGCACTGGCCCGGTCGCTGCTCACGCTCACGAAGGTGACGGGCGATCGGCCTCCGGTGCACCTCGCCCCCGTCGAACTGGAACCCCTGCTTCAGGAGCTGATCATCGAGCTGAAGTTACTGGCCGATGACCGCCGGATCTCACTCGCCCTCGATGTGGTGCCCGTGCCCACGATTTCGGCGGATGCGCAGTGGTTGAAACAGGCGTTGATCAATCTGCTGGACAATAGTCTGAAGTATACGCCGCCCGGCGGTTCGGTCACGGTTCGTCTTCGCCGTTCCGATGGATCGGTTGAGATTGCGGTCAGGGACACAGGGCCCGGAATCGAGGCGGAACATGTGCCGTTCCTCTTCGATCGGTTCTATCGGGCGGACAAGGCCAGGGCACGGGAGTCCGGAGGGACAGGCTTAGGGCTGGCTATTGTCAAGGGTATCGTCGAGGCACACGGGGGGACGGTCTCCGTGGAGACTCAGCCTGGACAAGGGGCGGAGTTTACGATCCGCTTGCCCCTTGGTCGCGCTCCTGAAGGCCATCCAGTGACCTGA
- a CDS encoding response regulator transcription factor: MRILLVEDDADLAQFIRKGLKEERYAVDVASNGEQGFELGIANPYDLIILDIMLPVLDGLSLCRRLRSTGVTAPVLLLTARDTVQDKVSGLDLGADDYLTKPFAFAELLARARALLRRGGPQLQARLTAADLELDPATHRVCRGGNEIALTNKEYALLEFLLRNKNRVLTRTAIIEHVWDISYDPMTNIVDAHIRSLRAKMDRDFSPALITTVRGAGYMLEDEDTGR; this comes from the coding sequence ATGCGCATTCTTCTCGTCGAAGATGATGCTGATCTGGCGCAATTCATCCGGAAGGGCCTGAAGGAAGAACGCTATGCGGTGGATGTTGCGTCCAACGGCGAGCAGGGGTTCGAGCTCGGGATCGCGAATCCGTACGATCTCATCATCCTGGACATCATGCTGCCTGTGCTCGATGGCCTGTCACTCTGTCGTCGTCTGCGCAGCACAGGCGTGACGGCGCCCGTCTTGCTGTTGACTGCGCGCGATACGGTGCAGGACAAGGTCTCTGGCCTGGACCTGGGCGCCGATGACTATTTGACGAAGCCGTTTGCCTTTGCAGAACTCCTCGCGAGAGCGAGGGCCCTGTTGCGGCGGGGCGGGCCTCAACTGCAGGCCCGGCTGACGGCCGCCGACCTGGAGCTGGATCCGGCGACTCACCGGGTGTGCCGGGGCGGCAATGAAATCGCACTGACGAATAAGGAATACGCGCTGCTTGAGTTTCTCTTACGGAACAAGAATCGTGTGCTCACACGGACCGCCATCATCGAGCACGTGTGGGATATCAGTTACGACCCCATGACGAATATCGTGGATGCGCATATCCGGTCGTTGCGCGCGAAGATGGATCGCGACTTCTCCCCCGCGTTGATCACGACCGTGCGGGGGGCCGGTTATATGCTGGAAGATGAGGACACCGGACGGTGA